In Tenrec ecaudatus isolate mTenEca1 chromosome 4, mTenEca1.hap1, whole genome shotgun sequence, a single window of DNA contains:
- the DENND2B gene encoding DENN domain-containing protein 2B isoform X5 yields MTMTANKNASITHGAGGTKAPQGTLSRKSLEFEDASSLQSLYPSSPTENGTESQPKFGSKSTLEENAYEDIVGDLPKENPYEDVDLKSRRAGRKSQQLPENSTDSLHRMWRPQDRKYTTATQLSSKPNSQSLRGGNWSERKSHRLPRLPKRHSHDDMLLLAQLSLPSSPSSLHEDSFSTTSELLSSRRARRIPKVAASPDGAGALQLVQRINSIYSAKRGKKRLKKLSMSSIETASLRDDNSESESDSDDRFKAHTQRLVHIQSMLKRAPSYRTLELELLEWQERELFEYFVVVSLKKKPSRNTYLPEVSYQFPKLDRPTKQMREAEERLKAIPQFCFPDAKDWLPVSEYSSETFSFMLTGEDGSRRFGYCRRLLPSGKGPRLPEVYCVISRLGCFGLFSKVLDEVERRRGISAALVYPFMRSLMESPFPAPGKTIKVKTFLPGAGNEVLELRRPMDSRLEHVDFECLFTCLSVRQLIRIFASLLLERRVIFVADKLSTLSSCSHAVVALLYPFSWQHTFIPVLPASMIDIVCCPTPFLVGLLSSSLPKLKELPVEEALMVNLGSDRFIRQMDDEDTLLPRKLQAALEQALERKNELISQDSDSDSDDECNTLSGLVSEVFIRFFVETIGHYSLFLTQTEKGERAFQREAFRKSVASKSIRRFLEVFMESQMFAGFIQDRELRKCRAKGLFEQRVEQYLEELPDTEQSGMNKFLRGLGNKMKFLHKKN; encoded by the exons GAGATCTGCCCAAGGAGAATCCATACGAGGATGTGGACTTAAAGAGCAGAAGGGCAGGACGAAAATCCCAGCAGCTGCCTGAGAACTCCACAGACTCTCTGCACAGGATGTGGCGTCCCCAGGACAGGAAGTACACCACTGCCACCCAG CTCTCCTCAAAGCCCAACAGCCAGTCCCTGCGCGGTGGGAACTGGTCAGAAAGGAAGAGTCATCGGCTGCCACGATTACCTAAGAGGCACAGCCACGATGACATGCTGCTGCTGGCTCAGCTGAGCCTGCCGTCTTCCCCCTCCAGCCTCCACGAGGACAGCTTCAGCACCACCAGCGAGCTGCTGTCCAGCCGCCGGGCCCGCCGCATCCCCAAGGTAGCTGCTTCCCCAGATGGAGCTGGGGCCTTGCAG CTTGTCCAAAGAATTAACTCCATCTACAGTGCCAAGCGGGGGAAGAAGAGGTTGAAAAAACTGTCTATGTCCAGCATTGAGACGGCGTCGCTGAGAG ATGACAACAGTGAAAGCGAGAGTGACTCTGACGACAGGTTCAAAG CCCACACGCAGCGCCTAGTTcacatccagtcgatgctgaagCGCGCGCCCAGCTACAGgacgctggagctggagctgctggAGTGGCAGGAGCGGGAGCTGTTCGAGTACTTTGTGGTGGTGTCCCTCAAGAAGAAGCCATCCCGAAACACCTACCTCCCGGAAGTCTCCTACCAGTTCCCCAAG CTGGACCGACCCACCAAGCAGATGCGGGAGGCAGAGGAGCGGCTCAAGGCCATTCCCCAGTTTTGCTTTCCCGACGCCAAGGACTGGCTTCCCGTGTCAGAGTATAGCAG TGAGACCTTTTCTTTCATGCTGACGGGAGAGGACGGCAGCCGACGCTTTGGCTACTGCAGGCGCTTACTG CCAAGTGGGAAGGGACCTCGGCTGCCAGAGGTATACTGTGTCATCAGCCGCCTTGGCTGCTTCGGCCTGTTTTCCAAG GTCCTGGACGAGGTGGAGCGCCGGCGTGGGATCTCTGCCGCCCTGGTCTACCCCTTCATGAGAAGCCTCATGGagtcccccttccctgcccccggGAAGACCATCAAGGTGAAGACGTTCCTGCCGGGGGCCGGCAACGAG GTGTTGGAGCTGCGGCGGCCCATGGACTCCCGCCTGGAGCACGTGGACTTTGAGTGCCTCTTTACCTGCCTCAGCGTGCGCCAGCTCATCCGCATCTTCGCCTCGCTGCTGCTGGAGCGCCGGGTCATTTTTGTGGCCGATAAGCTCAG TACCCTGTCCAGCTGCTCCCACGCCGTGGTGGCCCTGCTCTACCCCTTCTCCTGGCAGCACACCTTCATCCCTGTCCTTCCGGCCTCCATGATCGACATCGTCTGCTGTCCCACCCCCTTCCTGGTCGGCCTGCTCTCCAGCTCCCTGCCCAAACTGAAGGAGCTGCCCGTGGAGGAG GCGCTGATGGTGAATCTGGGATCGGACCGGTTCATCCGACAG ATGGATGATGAAGACACACTGTTGCCTCGGAAGCTACAGGCAGCTCTGGAGCAGGCTCTGGAGAGGAAGAACGAACTGATCTCCCAGGACTCTGACAGTGATTCCGATGATG AATGTAACACCCTCAGCGGGCTGGTGTCGGAGGTGTTCATCCGCTTCTTTGTGGAGACCATTGGGCACTACTCCCTCTTTCTGACACAGACTGAGAAGGGGGAGAGGGCCTTTCAGCGAGAGGCCTTCCGCAAGTCTGTGGCCTCCAAGAGCATCCGCCGCTTCCTGGAGGTTTTTATGGAGTCCCAGATGTTTGCTGGCTTCATCCAAGACAGGGAGCTCAGAAAGTGCCGGGCCAAGG GTCTGTTTGAGCAGCGAGTGGAGCAGTATCTAGAGGAGCTCCCAGACACAGAGCAGAGCGGCATGAATAAGTTTCTCCGAGGCTTGG GCAACAAAATGAAATTCCTCCACAAGAAGAATTAA
- the DENND2B gene encoding DENN domain-containing protein 2B isoform X7, producing MTMTANKNASITHGAGGTKAPQGTLSRKSLEFEDASSLQSLYPSSPTENGTESQPKFGSKSTLEENAYEDIVGDLPKENPYEDVDLKSRRAGRKSQQLPENSTDSLHRMWRPQDRKYTTATQLSSKPNSQSLRGGNWSERKSHRLPRLPKRHSHDDMLLLAQLSLPSSPSSLHEDSFSTTSELLSSRRARRIPKLVQRINSIYSAKRGKKRLKKLSMSSIETASLRDDNSESESDSDDRFKAHTQRLVHIQSMLKRAPSYRTLELELLEWQERELFEYFVVVSLKKKPSRNTYLPEVSYQFPKLDRPTKQMREAEERLKAIPQFCFPDAKDWLPVSEYSSETFSFMLTGEDGSRRFGYCRRLLPSGKGPRLPEVYCVISRLGCFGLFSKVLDEVERRRGISAALVYPFMRSLMESPFPAPGKTIKVKTFLPGAGNEVLELRRPMDSRLEHVDFECLFTCLSVRQLIRIFASLLLERRVIFVADKLSTLSSCSHAVVALLYPFSWQHTFIPVLPASMIDIVCCPTPFLVGLLSSSLPKLKELPVEEALMVNLGSDRFIRQMDDEDTLLPRKLQAALEQALERKNELISQDSDSDSDDECNTLSGLVSEVFIRFFVETIGHYSLFLTQTEKGERAFQREAFRKSVASKSIRRFLEVFMESQMFAGFIQDRELRKCRAKGLFEQRVEQYLEELPDTEQSGMNKFLRGLGNKMKFLHKKN from the exons GAGATCTGCCCAAGGAGAATCCATACGAGGATGTGGACTTAAAGAGCAGAAGGGCAGGACGAAAATCCCAGCAGCTGCCTGAGAACTCCACAGACTCTCTGCACAGGATGTGGCGTCCCCAGGACAGGAAGTACACCACTGCCACCCAG CTCTCCTCAAAGCCCAACAGCCAGTCCCTGCGCGGTGGGAACTGGTCAGAAAGGAAGAGTCATCGGCTGCCACGATTACCTAAGAGGCACAGCCACGATGACATGCTGCTGCTGGCTCAGCTGAGCCTGCCGTCTTCCCCCTCCAGCCTCCACGAGGACAGCTTCAGCACCACCAGCGAGCTGCTGTCCAGCCGCCGGGCCCGCCGCATCCCCAAG CTTGTCCAAAGAATTAACTCCATCTACAGTGCCAAGCGGGGGAAGAAGAGGTTGAAAAAACTGTCTATGTCCAGCATTGAGACGGCGTCGCTGAGAG ATGACAACAGTGAAAGCGAGAGTGACTCTGACGACAGGTTCAAAG CCCACACGCAGCGCCTAGTTcacatccagtcgatgctgaagCGCGCGCCCAGCTACAGgacgctggagctggagctgctggAGTGGCAGGAGCGGGAGCTGTTCGAGTACTTTGTGGTGGTGTCCCTCAAGAAGAAGCCATCCCGAAACACCTACCTCCCGGAAGTCTCCTACCAGTTCCCCAAG CTGGACCGACCCACCAAGCAGATGCGGGAGGCAGAGGAGCGGCTCAAGGCCATTCCCCAGTTTTGCTTTCCCGACGCCAAGGACTGGCTTCCCGTGTCAGAGTATAGCAG TGAGACCTTTTCTTTCATGCTGACGGGAGAGGACGGCAGCCGACGCTTTGGCTACTGCAGGCGCTTACTG CCAAGTGGGAAGGGACCTCGGCTGCCAGAGGTATACTGTGTCATCAGCCGCCTTGGCTGCTTCGGCCTGTTTTCCAAG GTCCTGGACGAGGTGGAGCGCCGGCGTGGGATCTCTGCCGCCCTGGTCTACCCCTTCATGAGAAGCCTCATGGagtcccccttccctgcccccggGAAGACCATCAAGGTGAAGACGTTCCTGCCGGGGGCCGGCAACGAG GTGTTGGAGCTGCGGCGGCCCATGGACTCCCGCCTGGAGCACGTGGACTTTGAGTGCCTCTTTACCTGCCTCAGCGTGCGCCAGCTCATCCGCATCTTCGCCTCGCTGCTGCTGGAGCGCCGGGTCATTTTTGTGGCCGATAAGCTCAG TACCCTGTCCAGCTGCTCCCACGCCGTGGTGGCCCTGCTCTACCCCTTCTCCTGGCAGCACACCTTCATCCCTGTCCTTCCGGCCTCCATGATCGACATCGTCTGCTGTCCCACCCCCTTCCTGGTCGGCCTGCTCTCCAGCTCCCTGCCCAAACTGAAGGAGCTGCCCGTGGAGGAG GCGCTGATGGTGAATCTGGGATCGGACCGGTTCATCCGACAG ATGGATGATGAAGACACACTGTTGCCTCGGAAGCTACAGGCAGCTCTGGAGCAGGCTCTGGAGAGGAAGAACGAACTGATCTCCCAGGACTCTGACAGTGATTCCGATGATG AATGTAACACCCTCAGCGGGCTGGTGTCGGAGGTGTTCATCCGCTTCTTTGTGGAGACCATTGGGCACTACTCCCTCTTTCTGACACAGACTGAGAAGGGGGAGAGGGCCTTTCAGCGAGAGGCCTTCCGCAAGTCTGTGGCCTCCAAGAGCATCCGCCGCTTCCTGGAGGTTTTTATGGAGTCCCAGATGTTTGCTGGCTTCATCCAAGACAGGGAGCTCAGAAAGTGCCGGGCCAAGG GTCTGTTTGAGCAGCGAGTGGAGCAGTATCTAGAGGAGCTCCCAGACACAGAGCAGAGCGGCATGAATAAGTTTCTCCGAGGCTTGG GCAACAAAATGAAATTCCTCCACAAGAAGAATTAA